In one window of Posidoniimonas corsicana DNA:
- a CDS encoding ABC transporter ATP-binding protein, giving the protein MTEACHDPPLLTLRDVGMRYPTGTTALVGMSLDVKAGEFVSLLGPSGCGKSTVLRLVGGLDSPTSGQIEHHWDAGGRSAPVGCVFQEPTLLPWATVWKNVYLPLRLQGERRSAARPRVDEALRLVGLEVFSKAYPRELSGGMKMRAALARALVTRPQLLMLDEPFAALDEITRFRLNDDLLALWGKRQMTALFVTHSVYESVYLSTRVVVLSQRPGRVVADIPIDLPFPRGEATRSDPRYHELCEQASAALRLAMGEPAAAAAGGGA; this is encoded by the coding sequence ATGACCGAAGCTTGCCACGATCCGCCACTGCTCACCCTGCGGGACGTGGGCATGCGCTACCCGACGGGCACCACGGCGCTGGTCGGCATGTCGCTCGACGTGAAAGCCGGCGAGTTTGTCAGCCTGCTGGGGCCGTCCGGCTGCGGGAAGAGCACGGTGCTGCGGCTGGTGGGTGGTCTGGACAGCCCAACCAGCGGGCAGATTGAGCACCACTGGGACGCCGGCGGCCGGTCGGCCCCGGTCGGGTGCGTGTTCCAAGAGCCGACGCTGCTCCCCTGGGCGACCGTGTGGAAGAACGTCTACCTGCCGCTGCGGCTGCAGGGCGAGCGACGTTCCGCGGCCCGGCCGCGGGTGGACGAGGCCCTGCGGCTGGTCGGGCTCGAGGTATTTTCGAAGGCGTACCCCCGTGAGCTGAGCGGCGGCATGAAGATGCGCGCCGCCCTCGCCCGGGCGCTGGTGACGCGGCCGCAGCTGCTGATGCTGGACGAGCCGTTTGCGGCGCTCGACGAGATCACCCGCTTCCGCCTGAACGACGACCTGCTCGCCTTGTGGGGCAAGCGGCAGATGACCGCCCTGTTTGTGACCCACAGCGTGTACGAGTCGGTCTACCTGTCGACCAGGGTAGTAGTCCTGAGCCAGCGACCGGGCCGCGTGGTGGCGGACATCCCGATCGACCTCCCATTCCCACGTGGCGAGGCTACCAGGTCGGACCCACGCTACCACGAGCTCTGCGAGCAGGCGTCCGCGGCGTTGCGGCTGGCGATGGGCGAGCCGGCGGCGGCCGCCGCGGGAGGCGGGGCATGA
- the prmC gene encoding peptide chain release factor N(5)-glutamine methyltransferase, whose product MTDSAPWTIGRLLSWTTDHFAKVESDSARLDAEVLLAHSLGRERIMLYAAFDEVPPANIRDKFKALVKRRGEGEPVAYLVGSREFYSLPFEVTPDVLIPRPETELIVVALTDRVKARPAADARLKIADIGTGSGVLAVCAAKYVPNADILATDVSPAALAVAKRNAQRHKVDDRVYFVEADLLPANKPDMRLDYIVSNPPYITSEEMTELDKDVRDFEPHLALDGGPQGTDVIERLLPAAAHHLKPGGSLLMEISPMIAPRVEQLIDQTPGLERRPTIRDLAGHARVVEAARSND is encoded by the coding sequence ATGACTGACTCCGCCCCCTGGACCATCGGCCGGCTGCTGAGCTGGACCACCGACCACTTCGCCAAGGTCGAGTCGGACTCCGCCCGGCTGGACGCCGAGGTGCTGCTGGCGCACTCGCTGGGCCGCGAGCGGATCATGCTCTACGCGGCCTTCGACGAGGTCCCCCCGGCCAACATTCGCGACAAGTTCAAGGCGTTGGTGAAGCGCCGCGGCGAGGGCGAGCCGGTCGCGTACCTGGTGGGCAGCCGCGAGTTCTACTCGCTGCCGTTCGAGGTCACGCCGGACGTGCTCATCCCGCGGCCCGAGACCGAGCTGATCGTCGTGGCGCTGACCGACCGGGTGAAGGCGCGCCCCGCCGCCGACGCCCGGCTCAAGATCGCCGACATCGGGACCGGCAGCGGCGTGCTGGCCGTGTGCGCGGCCAAGTACGTCCCGAACGCAGACATCCTGGCCACCGACGTCAGCCCCGCGGCGCTCGCGGTCGCCAAGCGGAACGCCCAGCGGCACAAGGTGGACGACCGGGTCTATTTTGTGGAGGCGGACCTGCTGCCCGCCAACAAGCCCGACATGCGGCTGGACTACATCGTCAGCAACCCGCCGTACATCACCTCGGAGGAGATGACCGAGCTGGACAAGGATGTCCGCGACTTCGAGCCGCACCTGGCGCTTGACGGCGGACCCCAGGGCACGGACGTCATCGAGCGGCTGCTGCCGGCCGCCGCCCACCACCTGAAGCCCGGCGGGTCGCTGCTGATGGAGATCAGCCCGATGATTGCGCCGCGGGTGGAGCAACTCATTGACCAGACCCCAGGCCTAGAGCGTCGGCCGACCATCCGCGACCTCGCCGGTCACGCGCGGGTGGTCGAGGCGGCCCGCAGCAACGACTGA
- a CDS encoding transglutaminase domain-containing protein gives MNRSAYAPFLNLAVLLALAGTLLAPAGCRQRQESRYSAGSGGMGSAKEAAAMLESDFVKLDNLPDSIPLELSPPTVLLDSRFSSDGKDVEVTVSRPEGIAGAPWNTLEIVSGNANFRDLGVRPNDIIKLYMFPDSETRDRQNATGEVDPQMVTHEATDLLVAQVLDDLKLQVIDGIRPPGNLSIRVPEELYAETFGLRIDQLDDLRAQGKVDAFGVNIPAENVALDQLHNLVPTIAWPPRIEIWRNKDAKMQAITRALGRYARNGEPALGWEPTPDADELARLTESFNRWLRSRKQTNPVDPPELLASLPAELREKAPVADYISPDALNRDTFAVHEGRLIQQASWARDIAAWNAGDAFDPLPRAERLFDWVVRNVTLSNSPRLRNHRPWQTLVFGRGNAAKRSWLFAMLCRQQRIPCCVITLPAGDQGGGDWLWCGIVDHDQLYLFDPQLGLPLPGPDGKVLTFAQAQADPGLLDSLSRPDLSYPVDADSLANAEFAVVAEPLSLSSRAQQLQQQQSGSSAIVLTVDADEAAKLLEQAPGVSDVVLWRHPFENLRRELVLGAASNAAAETARNAAALDLRPFAWSPRLWQARLLYFRGMLETEREAKKKGVLHDPINDHRAAAQLYLHPRVRPSEKTLSQAVPNTERLQIYHRTKADATLWLAELKNEEGEHAQALQWFDRVDVDDPENDHLRDAVRYGKARALEGLGRNEEAAELYRGDDSPQRLGNLIRADRLAADANQP, from the coding sequence ATGAATCGATCCGCCTACGCGCCGTTTCTGAACCTCGCCGTCCTGCTGGCCCTCGCCGGCACGCTGCTGGCGCCCGCCGGGTGCCGCCAGCGCCAGGAGTCGCGCTACTCCGCCGGTTCGGGGGGGATGGGGTCCGCCAAAGAGGCGGCCGCCATGCTGGAGTCGGACTTCGTCAAGCTAGACAACCTGCCGGACAGCATCCCGCTGGAGCTCAGCCCCCCGACGGTGCTGCTCGACTCGCGGTTCAGCTCCGACGGGAAGGATGTCGAGGTGACGGTTTCGCGTCCCGAAGGGATCGCCGGCGCGCCGTGGAACACGCTGGAGATCGTCAGCGGCAACGCCAACTTCCGCGACCTGGGCGTGCGACCGAACGACATCATCAAGCTGTACATGTTCCCCGACAGCGAGACCCGCGACCGCCAGAACGCGACCGGCGAGGTCGACCCGCAGATGGTCACCCACGAGGCGACCGACCTGCTTGTCGCCCAAGTCCTGGACGACCTCAAGCTGCAGGTGATTGATGGCATCCGCCCACCGGGCAACCTATCGATCCGGGTGCCGGAGGAGCTCTACGCCGAGACCTTCGGCCTGCGCATCGACCAGCTCGACGACCTCCGCGCCCAGGGCAAGGTCGACGCGTTCGGCGTCAACATCCCCGCCGAGAACGTCGCGTTGGACCAGCTCCACAACCTGGTTCCTACGATCGCGTGGCCGCCGCGGATTGAGATCTGGCGCAACAAGGACGCCAAGATGCAGGCCATCACCCGCGCCCTCGGCAGGTACGCGCGGAACGGCGAGCCTGCGCTCGGCTGGGAGCCGACGCCCGACGCCGATGAGCTCGCGAGGCTGACCGAGAGCTTCAACCGCTGGCTCCGCTCCCGCAAGCAAACCAATCCGGTCGACCCGCCGGAGCTGCTGGCGTCGCTGCCGGCCGAGCTGCGGGAGAAAGCCCCGGTAGCCGACTACATCAGCCCCGACGCCCTCAACCGCGACACCTTCGCCGTCCACGAGGGGCGGCTGATCCAGCAGGCCTCTTGGGCCCGCGACATCGCCGCCTGGAACGCGGGCGACGCGTTCGACCCGCTGCCGCGGGCCGAGCGTCTGTTCGACTGGGTGGTCCGCAACGTGACCCTCTCGAACAGCCCCCGCCTGCGGAACCACCGCCCGTGGCAGACGCTTGTCTTCGGCCGCGGCAACGCGGCGAAGCGGTCGTGGCTGTTCGCCATGCTGTGCCGCCAGCAGCGGATACCGTGCTGCGTGATCACGCTGCCGGCCGGCGACCAGGGCGGGGGCGACTGGCTGTGGTGCGGCATCGTCGACCACGACCAGCTCTACCTGTTCGACCCGCAGCTCGGCCTGCCGCTGCCGGGCCCCGACGGCAAGGTGCTAACGTTCGCCCAGGCGCAGGCCGACCCCGGGCTGCTCGATTCGTTGAGCCGCCCCGACCTCTCCTACCCGGTCGACGCGGACAGCCTGGCCAACGCCGAGTTCGCCGTTGTGGCCGAACCCCTCTCGCTCAGCAGCCGTGCCCAGCAGCTCCAGCAGCAGCAGAGCGGCAGCTCCGCCATTGTGCTGACGGTCGACGCCGACGAGGCCGCCAAGCTGCTGGAGCAGGCCCCCGGCGTGTCGGACGTTGTGCTCTGGCGCCACCCGTTCGAGAACCTCCGCCGCGAGCTGGTGCTGGGCGCGGCATCGAACGCGGCCGCCGAAACCGCCCGCAACGCCGCAGCGCTCGACCTGCGGCCCTTCGCCTGGTCGCCGCGGCTGTGGCAGGCCCGCCTGCTCTACTTCCGCGGCATGCTCGAAACCGAACGCGAGGCGAAGAAGAAGGGCGTGCTGCACGACCCGATCAACGACCACCGGGCCGCCGCCCAGCTCTACCTCCACCCGCGGGTCCGCCCCTCGGAGAAGACCCTCAGCCAGGCGGTTCCGAACACCGAGCGGCTGCAGATCTACCACCGCACCAAGGCGGACGCCACGCTGTGGCTCGCGGAGCTCAAGAACGAGGAGGGCGAGCACGCCCAGGCGCTGCAGTGGTTCGACCGGGTGGACGTCGACGACCCGGAGAACGACCACCTGCGTGATGCGGTGCGCTACGGCAAGGCCCGCGCGCTGGAGGGCCTCGGCCGCAACGAGGAGGCAGCCGAGCTCTACCGCGGCGACGACTCGCCGCAGCGGCTGGGCAACCTGATCCGGGCCGACCGGCTCGCCGCCGACGCGAACCAGCCGTAG
- a CDS encoding bile acid:sodium symporter family protein, protein MRRFLAERWFLVVLMASLIGGLAFSPQLAAIPRYSPKLGVIAVVMLATSLATNFALALRARDSWSAVALALLVNAGAAPPLGWLMGRPLPPLMAEGLAVAMCVPCTIAAAIVWTRRGGGNDAAAALTSMISNFSCFLVLPLWTGLLLGATVDTKPGELMVKLLLGIAAPMLLGQVLRLARPVGRWADDKKAALSLVAQWGVLLMALLGAIEAGNAILASEFRPSAADWLLMAAVIIVLHLALLAIAAAAARLAGIGPADALAVIVAGSQKSMAVGVGVALQFGPMTIFPLITYHFVQLLIDTLVVDRHRRRHADA, encoded by the coding sequence ATGCGGCGTTTCCTCGCAGAGCGGTGGTTCCTGGTCGTGCTGATGGCGTCGCTGATTGGCGGGCTGGCGTTCAGCCCGCAGCTGGCGGCGATCCCACGCTACTCGCCCAAGCTGGGCGTGATCGCGGTGGTGATGCTCGCCACGTCGCTCGCCACCAACTTCGCGCTAGCGTTGCGGGCCCGCGACAGCTGGTCCGCGGTGGCCCTGGCGCTGTTGGTAAACGCCGGCGCCGCGCCGCCGCTGGGGTGGCTGATGGGGCGGCCGCTCCCCCCGCTGATGGCCGAAGGGCTGGCGGTTGCCATGTGCGTGCCGTGCACCATCGCCGCGGCCATCGTCTGGACCCGCCGGGGCGGGGGCAACGACGCCGCCGCCGCGCTGACCAGCATGATCTCCAACTTCTCCTGCTTCCTCGTGCTGCCGCTCTGGACCGGCCTGCTGCTGGGCGCCACGGTCGACACCAAGCCCGGCGAACTGATGGTCAAGCTGCTGCTTGGCATCGCCGCGCCTATGCTGCTGGGTCAGGTGCTGCGGCTGGCGCGGCCGGTCGGGCGATGGGCGGACGACAAAAAGGCTGCGCTCAGCCTGGTGGCGCAGTGGGGCGTGCTGCTGATGGCGCTGCTGGGCGCCATCGAAGCCGGCAACGCCATCCTGGCCAGCGAGTTCCGGCCGTCGGCGGCCGATTGGCTGCTGATGGCAGCGGTGATCATCGTGCTGCACCTGGCGCTGCTCGCCATCGCCGCGGCCGCGGCCCGGCTCGCGGGCATCGGCCCGGCCGACGCGCTGGCGGTGATCGTCGCCGGCAGCCAGAAGTCGATGGCGGTGGGCGTGGGGGTGGCGCTCCAGTTCGGCCCGATGACCATCTTCCCGCTGATCACCTACCACTTTGTGCAGTTGCTGATCGACACGCTGGTGGTCGACCGGCACCGCCGCCGGCACGCCGACGCTTAG
- a CDS encoding ABC transporter permease — protein MTKDEYTPRSAAVHRLLRIAAPLVLGLLVLAGWEAAVRAWDISSYLLPAPSGVAQAMWDHREPLFSAWTVTLRTMLLALAAAVAGGVALAALFNTSRTLELSLFPYAVTLQVTPLLAIAPLLLIWIHDPRWVMLLCAWIVAFFPILSGTAVGLRSTDPGLEDLFRLYGASRWQRLRLLLAPTALPYFLAGLRVSVNLALVGAVVAEFVTAAAVERPGLATIIFEAQYRSDTERAFAALAVIAFTGVAFYLATHLLSEWLQGGWRERRRADRRPG, from the coding sequence ATGACCAAAGATGAGTACACACCGCGTTCCGCCGCGGTGCACCGGCTGCTCCGCATCGCGGCGCCGCTGGTGTTGGGGCTGTTGGTGCTGGCTGGGTGGGAGGCGGCCGTGCGCGCGTGGGACATCTCGTCCTACCTGCTGCCGGCGCCCAGCGGCGTCGCCCAGGCGATGTGGGACCACCGCGAACCGTTGTTTTCTGCTTGGACGGTGACCCTGCGGACTATGCTGCTGGCGCTCGCCGCGGCGGTGGCAGGTGGGGTCGCGTTGGCCGCGTTGTTCAACACCTCCAGGACACTCGAGCTGAGCCTGTTCCCCTACGCGGTCACGCTGCAGGTGACGCCGCTGCTGGCGATCGCGCCGCTGCTCTTGATCTGGATCCACGACCCGCGGTGGGTGATGCTGCTGTGCGCGTGGATTGTGGCGTTCTTCCCCATCCTGTCGGGGACCGCGGTTGGGCTGCGCAGCACCGACCCCGGGCTCGAGGACCTGTTCCGCCTGTACGGCGCGTCGCGGTGGCAGCGGCTCCGCCTGCTGCTGGCGCCCACCGCCCTGCCCTACTTCCTGGCCGGGTTGCGGGTGTCGGTGAACCTGGCGTTGGTGGGCGCTGTGGTCGCGGAGTTCGTCACCGCCGCCGCCGTCGAACGCCCCGGGCTGGCGACCATCATCTTTGAGGCCCAGTACCGCTCGGACACCGAGCGGGCGTTCGCCGCGCTGGCGGTCATCGCCTTCACGGGCGTGGCGTTCTACCTCGCCACGCACCTGCTGAGCGAGTGGCTGCAGGGGGGGTGGCGCGAACGCCGCCGTGCCGACCGTCGGCCGGGGTGA
- a CDS encoding ABC transporter substrate-binding protein has protein sequence MHRTLCLLLLFAASAAAADKVTLALNWKAQPELGGFYQALADGSYDEYGLEVTIRQGGPQINNRPLLAAGRVDFLVGTNLLQAFDAAKRGVPTRVVAAMLQKDPQCLIVHAGQGYEEWSDLARAPLLMAATGRYSFFLWMEAAHGFQKRNLRPYNHSLAPFLANKKWIQQGYATAEPMRVEEASGEAPLVFLLADNGWDSYSTVIETRLNLIENRPELVQRFVDASILGWYGYVYGDNAAANRLIKQANPSITDGQIAFSLKQMRAMGLVDSGESIENGIGAMRMERVQSFLKKMVAAGVFKPGEIDPGKAVTLQFVNRGVGLDRRQQLAPDQSNNQ, from the coding sequence ATGCACCGCACGCTCTGTTTGTTGCTCCTATTCGCCGCGTCGGCCGCCGCTGCCGACAAGGTTACCCTGGCTCTCAACTGGAAGGCCCAGCCCGAGCTGGGCGGCTTCTACCAGGCGTTGGCCGATGGGTCGTACGACGAGTACGGCCTGGAGGTCACAATCCGCCAGGGCGGGCCCCAGATCAACAACCGCCCGCTGCTGGCGGCGGGGCGGGTCGACTTCTTGGTCGGCACCAACCTGCTGCAGGCGTTCGACGCCGCGAAGCGGGGCGTGCCGACGCGGGTCGTGGCGGCGATGCTGCAAAAGGACCCGCAGTGCCTGATCGTGCACGCCGGTCAGGGCTACGAGGAGTGGTCGGACCTGGCCCGCGCGCCGCTGCTGATGGCGGCGACCGGCCGCTACAGCTTCTTCCTCTGGATGGAGGCGGCCCACGGCTTCCAGAAACGCAACCTGCGGCCCTACAACCACAGCCTGGCGCCCTTCCTGGCCAACAAGAAGTGGATCCAGCAGGGCTACGCGACCGCCGAGCCGATGCGCGTGGAGGAGGCTAGCGGCGAGGCGCCGCTGGTGTTCCTGCTGGCGGACAACGGCTGGGACAGCTACTCCACCGTCATCGAGACACGCCTCAACCTGATCGAGAACCGGCCCGAGCTGGTGCAGCGGTTCGTGGACGCGTCGATCCTCGGCTGGTACGGCTACGTCTACGGCGACAACGCCGCGGCCAACCGGCTGATCAAACAGGCCAACCCGTCGATCACCGATGGCCAGATCGCCTTCTCGCTCAAGCAGATGCGGGCGATGGGGCTGGTGGACTCGGGGGAATCCATCGAGAACGGCATCGGGGCGATGCGGATGGAGCGGGTGCAGAGCTTCCTGAAGAAAATGGTCGCCGCCGGCGTGTTCAAGCCGGGGGAGATCGACCCCGGCAAGGCCGTAACGCTACAATTCGTCAACCGGGGCGTTGGCCTCGACCGGCGCCAGCAGCTGGCGCCCGACCAGTCGAACAATCAATAG
- the prfA gene encoding peptide chain release factor 1, protein MRELLDSKLARFEQLEQDMLDPAVQADSNRMSAVAREHGSLAKLAGKYRHFKDVARQITEAREMADGDDADMRELAEAELPELIKERESVWDELLGMTIGGEDANRARCIMEIRAGTGGDEAALFARDLYEMYKRHAEAKGWKLEIMDASATELGGFKEISLSLEGEGVFRELMYESGGHRVQRVPETETQGRVHTSAATVAVMAEPEEVEIELKPEDYRLDKFCASGPGGQHVNKTESAVRLTHLETGIVVQCQDEKSQHKNLAKALRVLKSRLYDHRKQEEDKKRSDERKSLVGSGDRSQRIRTYNFPQNRLTDHRIGLTIHKLDQIIAGDLQPVTDGLIDYERQQQRDQMEGLD, encoded by the coding sequence ATGCGCGAACTACTCGACTCTAAACTCGCGCGCTTCGAACAGCTTGAGCAGGACATGCTCGACCCGGCCGTGCAGGCCGATTCGAACCGCATGTCGGCGGTGGCGCGCGAACACGGCTCGCTCGCCAAGCTGGCCGGCAAGTACCGGCACTTCAAGGACGTCGCCCGCCAGATCACCGAGGCCCGCGAGATGGCCGACGGCGACGACGCCGACATGCGCGAGCTGGCCGAGGCCGAGCTGCCCGAGCTGATCAAAGAGCGCGAGTCCGTGTGGGACGAGCTGCTGGGCATGACCATCGGCGGCGAGGACGCCAACCGCGCCCGCTGCATCATGGAGATCCGCGCCGGCACCGGCGGCGACGAGGCCGCCCTCTTCGCCCGCGACCTGTACGAGATGTACAAGCGTCACGCCGAGGCGAAGGGCTGGAAGTTGGAGATCATGGACGCCAGCGCCACCGAGCTGGGCGGCTTCAAGGAGATCAGCCTGTCGCTCGAGGGCGAGGGCGTGTTCCGCGAGCTGATGTACGAGTCGGGCGGGCACCGCGTGCAACGCGTGCCCGAGACCGAAACCCAGGGCCGCGTGCACACCTCGGCCGCCACGGTGGCCGTGATGGCCGAGCCGGAAGAGGTGGAGATCGAGCTGAAGCCCGAGGACTACCGCCTGGACAAGTTCTGCGCCAGCGGCCCCGGCGGCCAGCACGTCAACAAGACCGAATCCGCCGTGCGGCTCACGCACCTCGAGACCGGCATCGTCGTGCAGTGCCAGGACGAGAAGTCCCAGCACAAGAACCTGGCCAAGGCGCTCCGCGTGCTGAAGAGCCGGCTGTACGACCACCGCAAGCAAGAAGAAGACAAGAAACGCTCCGACGAGCGCAAGAGCCTGGTCGGCTCCGGCGACCGCAGCCAGCGGATCCGCACCTACAACTTCCCCCAGAACCGGCTGACCGACCACCGCATCGGCCTGACCATCCACAAGCTGGACCAGATCATCGCCGGCGACCTGCAGCCGGTCACCGACGGCCTGATCGACTACGAACGCCAGCAGCAGCGCGACCAGATGGAGGGGCTGGACTGA
- the rpmE gene encoding 50S ribosomal protein L31 — MKDGIHPNYQETEVHCGCGNTFTTRSIRNELKVDICSACHPFFTGKVKFVDTAGRIDKFKKKFAGANYGSLGKKGKK, encoded by the coding sequence ATGAAAGACGGCATCCACCCCAACTACCAGGAAACGGAAGTCCACTGCGGTTGTGGCAACACCTTCACCACGCGGAGCATCCGCAACGAGCTGAAGGTCGACATCTGCAGCGCCTGCCACCCGTTCTTCACCGGCAAGGTCAAGTTTGTGGACACCGCGGGCCGGATCGACAAGTTCAAGAAGAAGTTTGCCGGCGCCAATTACGGCAGCCTCGGCAAGAAGGGGAAGAAGTAG
- a CDS encoding DUF4261 domain-containing protein, with the protein MHPGSPWLALLPLDAERLPDLEQVGALLAERFSEAAPPEATSVTDRGVTFRWGSINGNYTLVDRPIPWERLEGPCATAWYWPEAAPALRGHSSHLFLTLVDDEKKPIHTATRMTRLAAALALAADATGIVWGPSGMVHRPEDFAGLAATITPQDLPLHLWIDFRVTQHEDSDALALFTTGLESLGHREFEVPFYAGEAQHLAGTAYNVAHYVLEKGPILKDGEAVGLPDGGQVNVNLGPSMIDPDQEVVQLTFE; encoded by the coding sequence ATGCACCCAGGATCCCCTTGGCTCGCCCTCCTGCCCCTCGACGCGGAGCGTCTGCCCGACCTGGAGCAGGTCGGCGCGCTGCTGGCCGAGCGTTTCTCGGAAGCCGCGCCGCCCGAGGCGACCAGCGTCACCGACCGCGGGGTCACCTTCCGCTGGGGCTCGATCAACGGCAACTACACGCTGGTGGACCGCCCCATCCCCTGGGAGCGGCTCGAGGGACCGTGCGCCACCGCCTGGTACTGGCCCGAAGCCGCGCCGGCGCTGCGGGGGCACTCGTCCCACCTGTTCCTGACGCTGGTCGACGATGAGAAGAAGCCGATCCACACCGCCACCCGGATGACGCGTCTGGCGGCCGCGCTCGCGCTGGCCGCGGACGCCACTGGCATCGTATGGGGCCCCAGCGGCATGGTGCACCGCCCCGAGGATTTCGCCGGCCTGGCGGCCACCATCACGCCGCAGGACCTGCCGCTGCACCTGTGGATCGACTTCCGCGTCACGCAGCACGAGGACTCCGACGCGCTGGCGCTCTTCACCACCGGGCTGGAGTCGCTGGGCCACCGCGAGTTTGAGGTGCCGTTCTACGCCGGCGAGGCCCAGCACCTGGCCGGCACGGCCTACAACGTAGCGCACTACGTGCTCGAGAAAGGCCCCATCCTCAAGGACGGCGAGGCCGTCGGTCTGCCGGACGGCGGCCAGGTAAACGTGAACCTGGGCCCATCGATGATCGACCCCGATCAGGAAGTCGTGCAGCTGACGTTTGAATAG
- a CDS encoding transposase: MRFWLLTSTTYGSWLPGDPRGSVTSVRDYRAGDPNTRRRVEHDRHGDPYEPYMPGLYRSAGAALKHKPVAFSLQHAKNLAGRFCETAEHRGWRLLAFSIMRDHVHWVCGGADSSPSDVLRDFKAYGSRGLNAELNGGVAKRWWTEGGSKRLLPNERAVFGAVNYVTCRQYMPRVTWRLEEE; the protein is encoded by the coding sequence ATGCGTTTCTGGCTCCTAACCAGCACCACCTACGGCTCGTGGCTCCCCGGTGATCCCCGGGGCAGCGTTACATCCGTCCGGGACTACCGTGCCGGCGACCCTAACACGCGACGCCGGGTCGAGCACGACCGACACGGCGACCCCTACGAACCGTACATGCCGGGGTTGTACCGCTCTGCCGGTGCGGCGCTCAAGCACAAGCCGGTAGCGTTCTCGCTGCAGCATGCGAAAAACTTGGCCGGTCGGTTCTGCGAAACCGCTGAGCATCGAGGGTGGCGGTTGTTGGCGTTCTCGATCATGAGGGACCACGTGCACTGGGTGTGTGGCGGCGCGGATTCGAGTCCGTCTGATGTACTGCGCGACTTCAAAGCGTACGGCAGCCGGGGGCTGAACGCGGAACTCAACGGCGGAGTTGCAAAGCGGTGGTGGACCGAAGGGGGATCCAAGCGGCTGCTGCCCAATGAGCGAGCGGTTTTTGGTGCGGTGAATTATGTCACCTGCCGGCAGTACATGCCGCGTGTGACTTGGCGATTGGAAGAAGAGTAG